The following are encoded together in the Nisaea sediminum genome:
- a CDS encoding DUF4347 domain-containing protein produces the protein MAMNTIVIVDRAVTEPEVLLSGLKPDAVVRFLSDTRDPLGEIASFLTDFRGLAGTRGVDRLVIMAHGSPGMIELSGKRIDDDSLRSRKDALANIKAALAPGAELVLAACSVGTENDGERFIDSLGRILEVSVEASATDLGGCAGWAGLPAAAALFSKPALSAYPHSLMVAVSSNNAGFNSTNGTNLTPATPLAGTDDSLTIASSTHTTGSTADGGAGTDTLVISQTGTDLTQLTSLTNFETMNIGNNVTVTMSETQYEGFTTFNGAAGVERITLSSANGDGIIDGANAANIEVFNLNGAFTITLGSGGHNVFGSAGANQTVKSTAALDSFGAELDGGVGGSDTLVLDTGDNLTIATVSNFENLTLESGASVTMLASQMSQFTGTITAAGSETINISGNGSFTTLANVETFSVGDDGTNARTITLGAANTSVTANSSSDAVTFDVGGLTYTGTITGEGTVNDTLQLATGANISGGTVTAVENLTLGSGASVTMTTAQFNGFTGTITAAGSETVTLSGDGSFSTKSAIESYVVGDDSTNARTITITGAGHSVSATSTTDAVTFDAGGLTYTGTITGEGTVNDTLQLATGADISGGTVTAVENLTLGSGASVTMSVAQHDGFTGTVTASGTEQITFSATGGDTVTTGNAAVETYVLGTGGITFTLGTAAQNLTGSTGNDTVNVGSLTATGTLNGGTGTDTLQLGNGANISGATVSGFETLTLNGGASVTMTEAQHDAFSSVTAPGADVITISAATNGLQTATEVEKYILGAANAVTIAGAAQEITGSTGNDTFTFQGLTYTGTLSGGAGTDLIQMTTGSNISGATVTGVENLTLAGNASVTMTVSQLSTFAGGTITAGGTETVTLSGDGNFSTQSAIENYIFGDDSTNARTITITNAGHSVTATSNTDAVTFDTGTLTLTGTLTGEGTVNDTLSLGNGANISGATISGIENLTLSGTGASATMTAAQLNGFSGTVTAAGTNTITVTSTGDISSASLGALETIATAADAGTQTITLTAAQAVSHTLTASDAASDHFVITGSAGNQAVTGSAGADTIDGGAGGDSLNGGAGADLISGGDGADLIIGGGGADTLVGGAGSDTFSGTANDFNGDTISGLAAGDVITIESTDLSALNGTTLGSTIDLTAGRTLTLSGTGSNLTISASVTGGNTTLTFAVPSSGSGSGSGNGGTGPVVVSDDPSDTSSGGARTIANNGSTSGSAAIVQNTGNNGNVVTATLPSGTTLTSSGPAVAQSGGDAVNSLVLAIDGRNSSAGTDLVVGARAFLNGLANSSTLDIRTIIPTTTKSSLTEPIVLSGTASGDGSTQSEAFVIDLRNLPSGSTLQLDNIEFASILGQTTITGGAGDNYVTADDASQFISLGAEDDTLLGGGGADTIGSGFGEDILYGNQGIDFVFGGGGMDTLYGGQGADTVHGDNDNDVVYGNKGDDTLSGGQDADVLYGGQDNDIVYGNSGDDTLNGNLGNDTLYGGQGNDLISGNAGNDRLAGNNGDDTLVGGDGADTFVFGSGGGNDQVNDFQAGIDSLQFDDGQTYSSAESAGNTVLTLSGGGTVTLIGVPVSSLGLNATAGWDLI, from the coding sequence ATGGCCATGAATACCATCGTAATCGTCGATCGAGCTGTGACGGAACCGGAAGTTCTGTTGTCGGGCTTGAAACCCGACGCTGTCGTCCGCTTCCTTTCAGATACCCGGGACCCGCTCGGAGAGATTGCGTCTTTCCTTACAGACTTCCGCGGCCTTGCAGGCACTCGGGGCGTGGACCGGCTCGTTATCATGGCGCACGGATCGCCCGGCATGATCGAGCTCTCCGGCAAGCGGATCGACGACGATTCGCTGCGCTCCCGGAAAGACGCTCTCGCGAATATCAAGGCGGCATTGGCGCCGGGCGCAGAGCTTGTTCTGGCCGCCTGCTCCGTCGGGACCGAAAATGACGGCGAGCGGTTTATCGACTCGCTCGGCAGGATTCTCGAGGTATCGGTAGAGGCTTCGGCCACCGATCTTGGCGGCTGCGCCGGATGGGCGGGCCTGCCCGCGGCCGCAGCTCTGTTCTCCAAGCCGGCGCTGTCTGCCTACCCGCATTCTCTCATGGTCGCCGTTTCGTCGAACAACGCCGGTTTCAACAGCACGAATGGCACCAATCTGACGCCGGCGACCCCCTTGGCCGGGACCGACGACAGCCTGACGATCGCATCCTCGACGCATACGACGGGCTCGACGGCGGACGGCGGCGCCGGAACCGATACGCTGGTGATCTCCCAGACCGGGACGGACCTGACACAGCTGACCTCGCTCACGAATTTCGAGACGATGAACATCGGCAACAATGTCACCGTCACGATGTCGGAGACCCAGTACGAGGGTTTCACCACCTTCAACGGCGCAGCCGGTGTCGAGAGGATCACGCTGAGCTCGGCAAACGGCGACGGCATCATAGACGGCGCCAATGCCGCCAATATCGAAGTCTTCAATCTCAATGGCGCATTTACCATCACCCTTGGCTCAGGGGGACATAACGTCTTCGGAAGTGCCGGCGCCAACCAGACTGTGAAATCCACAGCAGCGCTCGACAGCTTCGGAGCGGAGCTGGACGGTGGCGTCGGCGGCTCGGATACGCTGGTGCTCGATACCGGCGACAACCTTACGATCGCAACGGTCAGCAATTTCGAGAACCTGACGCTCGAGTCCGGCGCGTCTGTCACCATGCTGGCCAGCCAGATGTCTCAGTTCACCGGCACGATCACGGCGGCCGGTTCGGAAACGATCAACATCAGCGGCAACGGCAGTTTCACAACGCTCGCCAATGTCGAGACCTTCTCCGTCGGGGACGACGGCACGAACGCCCGCACCATTACCCTCGGCGCCGCCAACACCAGTGTCACGGCGAATTCGAGCTCCGACGCCGTCACCTTCGATGTCGGCGGGCTGACCTACACCGGGACCATAACCGGCGAAGGCACCGTCAACGACACGCTGCAGCTCGCGACAGGCGCCAACATCTCCGGCGGCACAGTCACGGCGGTCGAGAACCTGACGCTCGGAAGCGGTGCCTCCGTCACCATGACGACAGCCCAGTTCAACGGCTTCACAGGTACGATCACCGCCGCCGGCAGCGAGACGGTGACGCTCTCCGGCGACGGCAGTTTCAGCACCAAGTCGGCGATCGAGAGCTATGTCGTCGGGGATGACAGCACCAACGCCCGCACCATCACGATCACTGGTGCCGGGCACAGCGTCAGTGCCACATCGACGACCGATGCCGTCACCTTCGATGCCGGCGGCCTGACCTATACCGGGACCATAACCGGCGAGGGCACCGTCAACGACACGCTGCAGCTTGCGACGGGCGCCGACATCTCCGGCGGCACCGTCACGGCGGTCGAGAACCTGACGCTCGGAAGCGGCGCCTCCGTCACGATGAGTGTGGCGCAGCATGACGGTTTCACCGGCACTGTCACCGCGTCCGGCACCGAACAGATCACTTTCTCCGCAACCGGCGGCGACACGGTCACGACCGGAAACGCGGCCGTCGAGACCTATGTGCTCGGCACCGGCGGCATCACCTTCACGCTCGGGACTGCCGCCCAGAACCTGACGGGCAGCACCGGAAACGATACCGTCAATGTCGGCTCGCTGACTGCGACCGGCACGCTGAACGGCGGTACCGGCACCGATACCTTGCAGCTCGGCAACGGCGCCAACATCTCCGGGGCCACGGTCTCCGGCTTCGAGACTCTGACGCTCAACGGCGGCGCTTCGGTCACCATGACGGAAGCCCAGCATGATGCGTTCTCCTCGGTCACCGCCCCGGGTGCCGATGTCATCACCATTTCGGCCGCCACCAACGGCCTCCAGACGGCGACAGAAGTCGAGAAATACATCCTCGGGGCGGCCAACGCGGTCACCATAGCCGGCGCTGCTCAGGAAATCACAGGCTCGACCGGCAATGACACCTTCACCTTCCAGGGCCTGACCTACACCGGCACGCTCTCGGGCGGAGCGGGCACCGACCTGATCCAGATGACGACCGGGAGCAACATCTCCGGCGCCACCGTCACCGGGGTCGAGAACCTGACCTTGGCGGGAAACGCCTCGGTCACGATGACCGTGTCGCAGCTGAGCACCTTCGCCGGCGGCACGATCACGGCGGGCGGGACCGAGACCGTCACGCTCTCCGGCGACGGCAATTTCAGCACGCAGTCCGCGATCGAGAACTACATCTTCGGGGACGACAGCACCAACGCCCGGACCATCACGATCACCAATGCCGGACACAGCGTCACGGCGACCTCGAATACCGATGCCGTAACCTTCGACACCGGCACATTGACGCTGACCGGCACGCTGACGGGTGAAGGCACTGTCAATGACACATTGTCGCTCGGCAACGGCGCGAACATTTCCGGCGCCACCATCTCGGGCATCGAGAACCTGACCCTGTCCGGCACCGGTGCCTCCGCCACCATGACGGCCGCACAGCTGAACGGGTTCTCCGGCACCGTCACCGCCGCCGGGACGAACACGATCACCGTCACCAGTACAGGAGATATCTCCAGCGCCAGCCTCGGCGCCCTCGAGACCATCGCAACGGCCGCCGACGCCGGCACCCAGACCATCACGCTGACCGCCGCGCAGGCCGTCAGCCATACCCTGACCGCAAGCGACGCGGCGAGCGATCACTTCGTCATTACCGGCTCCGCCGGGAACCAGGCGGTTACCGGCAGTGCCGGAGCAGACACGATCGACGGCGGCGCCGGAGGCGATTCCCTGAACGGCGGCGCCGGGGCGGATCTGATTTCCGGCGGTGACGGAGCGGATCTCATCATTGGTGGCGGCGGTGCCGATACGCTTGTCGGCGGCGCCGGCAGCGACACATTCTCCGGCACCGCCAACGACTTCAACGGAGACACCATCTCCGGACTCGCCGCGGGCGACGTGATAACGATCGAAAGCACGGACCTGAGCGCTCTCAACGGGACCACGCTCGGCAGCACCATCGATCTGACGGCGGGCCGCACCCTGACCCTTTCCGGCACCGGCAGCAATCTGACCATTTCGGCATCGGTGACCGGGGGCAACACGACCCTGACTTTCGCGGTCCCCTCCAGCGGATCCGGAAGCGGGTCCGGCAACGGCGGCACCGGTCCCGTGGTTGTCAGCGACGACCCGTCGGACACAAGCTCCGGCGGCGCCCGCACCATCGCGAACAATGGCTCGACCTCCGGCAGCGCCGCAATCGTTCAGAATACCGGCAACAACGGCAACGTCGTCACCGCCACCCTGCCGAGCGGCACGACGCTCACCTCGAGCGGTCCCGCGGTCGCTCAGAGCGGCGGCGATGCCGTCAACTCCCTGGTCTTGGCAATCGACGGCCGCAACTCAAGTGCCGGGACGGATCTGGTTGTCGGAGCGCGGGCTTTCCTGAACGGACTGGCCAACAGTTCGACGCTTGATATCCGGACGATCATTCCCACAACGACGAAGTCATCATTGACCGAGCCGATCGTTCTCAGCGGCACCGCATCCGGGGACGGTTCCACCCAGTCCGAGGCATTCGTGATCGATCTGCGCAATCTGCCTTCCGGCAGTACCCTGCAGCTGGACAATATCGAATTCGCGTCGATCCTCGGGCAGACCACGATCACTGGCGGCGCCGGAGACAATTACGTAACCGCCGACGATGCCAGCCAGTTCATCTCTCTCGGCGCCGAGGACGATACATTGCTCGGCGGCGGAGGTGCGGACACCATCGGGTCCGGCTTCGGAGAGGACATCCTCTACGGCAACCAGGGCATTGACTTTGTCTTCGGTGGCGGCGGCATGGACACGCTCTATGGCGGCCAGGGAGCGGATACCGTCCACGGCGACAACGACAACGATGTGGTTTACGGCAACAAGGGTGACGACACGCTCTCGGGCGGCCAGGACGCGGACGTGCTCTATGGTGGCCAGGACAACGACATCGTCTACGGCAATAGCGGCGACGACACGCTCAACGGCAATCTCGGAAACGATACGCTCTATGGCGGCCAGGGCAACGATCTGATCAGCGGAAATGCCGGGAACGACCGTCTCGCGGGGAATAACGGCGACGACACGCTGGTCGGCGGCGACGGCGCAGATACCTTCGTCTTCGGGAGCGGCGGCGGCAACGATCAGGTGAATGATTTTCAGGCCGGGATCGACAGCCTCCAGTTCGATGACGGCCAGACCTATAGCTCGGCGGAAAGCGCGGGCAATACCGTCCTCACGCTTTCGGGCGGCGGCACCGTCACCCTGATCGGCGTCCCCGTCTCGAGCCTCGGACTAAACGCGACTGCCGGATGGGACCTGATCTAG
- a CDS encoding ABC transporter ATP-binding protein — translation MSEQAVATHETVDHEHLKKGAPILAVKSLKRYFDVSAPWLNRVLEGQPKQILKAVDGIDFEIKAGETFSLVGESGCGKSTVAKLIVGLHGPSSGSIEFEGRDIAGLSRTEMAPIRRRLQMIFQDPYASLNPRWKVRDIIAEPIRAFDLAKNEDAVSDRVGELLTQVGLSPVDGEKYPHEFSGGQRQRISIARALASEPDFLVCDEPTSALDVSVQAQILNLMRDLQRELGLTYLFISHNLAVVCHVSDRVGVMYLGRLAEVAPSKILFSRPRHPYTRMLLDTIPDLEMTGRERMPVGGEVPNPITPPPGCAFHPRCPFANERCKTERPEPRAIGDGAIVACHGVEEGRVPDDPIMAKVAVPEGLNA, via the coding sequence ATGTCTGAGCAAGCCGTCGCAACGCACGAGACCGTCGATCACGAGCACCTGAAGAAGGGCGCGCCGATCCTCGCGGTCAAATCGCTGAAGCGCTATTTCGACGTTTCCGCGCCCTGGCTGAACCGGGTGCTGGAAGGCCAACCGAAGCAGATCCTGAAGGCCGTCGACGGCATTGATTTCGAGATCAAGGCGGGCGAGACCTTCAGCCTGGTCGGCGAGTCCGGTTGCGGCAAGTCCACCGTCGCCAAGCTGATCGTCGGCCTGCACGGACCGAGCAGCGGTTCGATCGAGTTCGAGGGCAGGGACATCGCCGGCCTCTCGCGTACCGAGATGGCGCCGATCCGCCGCCGACTGCAGATGATCTTCCAGGACCCCTATGCCAGCCTCAATCCGCGCTGGAAGGTCCGCGACATCATCGCCGAGCCGATCCGGGCCTTCGACCTCGCCAAGAACGAGGACGCGGTGTCGGACCGGGTCGGCGAGCTGCTGACCCAGGTCGGCCTCTCGCCGGTCGACGGAGAGAAATATCCGCACGAGTTCTCCGGCGGCCAGCGTCAGCGCATCTCCATCGCCCGCGCCCTTGCGAGCGAGCCGGACTTCCTGGTCTGCGACGAGCCGACCTCGGCGCTCGACGTCTCGGTGCAGGCGCAGATCCTGAACCTGATGCGCGACCTGCAGAGGGAACTGGGGCTGACCTATCTCTTCATCAGCCACAACCTCGCCGTGGTCTGCCATGTCTCGGACCGGGTCGGCGTGATGTATCTCGGCCGCCTGGCCGAGGTGGCGCCGTCCAAGATCCTGTTCAGCCGCCCGCGCCATCCCTATACGCGGATGCTGCTGGACACGATCCCTGACCTGGAGATGACCGGCCGCGAGCGCATGCCGGTGGGCGGCGAGGTGCCGAACCCGATCACGCCGCCGCCGGGCTGCGCCTTCCACCCGCGCTGCCCCTTCGCGAACGAGCGCTGCAAGACCGAGCGTCCGGAACCGAGAGCGATCGGCGACGGCGCCATCGTCGCCTGCCACGGCGTCGAGGAAGGCCGCGTGCCGGACGATCCGATCATGGCCAAGGTCGCTGTCCCGGAAGGCCTGAACGCCTGA
- a CDS encoding ABC transporter ATP-binding protein, which translates to MSNHLLEVRNLRIEFPTRKGILTAIDDVSFHIDEGEVLGVVGESGAGKSLTGAAIIGLLEPPGRVAGGEILLEGRRIDNLGYEEMRRIRGRQIGAIFQDPLTSLNPLYTVGRQLTETIMTHTDMTPTKARERAIEMLTQVGIPAPERRVDQYPHQFSGGMRQRVVIALALCVNPRLVVADEPTTALDVSIQAQIIALLKKLCREHGTAVMLVTHDMGVIAETADRVAVMYAGRIAEIGPVKQVVKQAKHPYTEGLMGSIPMIGHTDEKLRQIEGSMPRLTNIPTGCAFNPRCPKAFDRCFKERPDTIPVDGTEVACWLYDKEAANV; encoded by the coding sequence ATGTCGAACCATCTTCTCGAAGTCAGAAACCTGCGGATCGAATTTCCCACGCGAAAGGGAATTCTGACGGCCATCGACGATGTGTCCTTTCATATCGACGAGGGCGAAGTGCTCGGCGTGGTCGGTGAGTCCGGCGCCGGAAAATCTCTCACCGGGGCTGCCATCATCGGCCTGCTGGAACCGCCGGGTCGTGTCGCCGGCGGGGAAATCCTGCTCGAGGGCCGGCGCATCGACAATCTCGGTTACGAGGAGATGCGGCGAATCCGCGGGCGCCAGATCGGCGCGATCTTCCAGGATCCGCTGACCAGCCTCAATCCTCTCTACACGGTCGGCCGTCAGCTGACGGAAACGATCATGACCCACACGGACATGACCCCGACCAAGGCGCGCGAACGGGCGATCGAGATGCTGACCCAGGTCGGCATTCCGGCTCCGGAGCGGCGGGTGGACCAGTATCCGCACCAGTTCTCCGGCGGCATGCGCCAGCGCGTCGTCATCGCCCTCGCGCTCTGCGTCAATCCGCGTCTCGTTGTGGCGGACGAGCCGACCACCGCACTCGACGTCTCGATCCAGGCACAGATCATCGCGCTTCTGAAGAAGCTCTGCCGCGAGCACGGTACGGCGGTGATGCTGGTGACCCACGACATGGGTGTCATTGCCGAGACCGCGGACCGGGTGGCCGTCATGTATGCCGGCCGCATCGCCGAGATCGGCCCGGTGAAGCAGGTGGTCAAACAGGCCAAGCATCCGTATACGGAGGGCCTGATGGGCTCGATCCCGATGATCGGCCACACCGACGAGAAGCTGCGCCAGATCGAGGGCTCGATGCCGCGCCTGACCAATATCCCGACCGGCTGCGCCTTCAATCCGCGCTGTCCGAAGGCTTTCGACCGCTGCTTCAAGGAGCGGCCGGACACGATCCCGGTGGACGGTACCGAAGTCGCCTGCTGGCTCTATGACAAGGAGGCGGCCAATGTCTGA
- a CDS encoding ABC transporter permease: MTDTTSPKAATRPSLLYRIWDHELCYSFRKSHLTVGAAVVTLILILSAVFANIIAPHNPFDTASIDLMDSELPPAWVEDGDQRFLLGTDNLGRDIYSTILYGMRISLLVGFASVILSAVIGIAAGLIAGYVGGKVDAVIMRIADIQLSFPTILIALLIDGISRGILDRELHEAMIIPVLVLSIGISNWVQYARTVRGSTLVERNKEYVQAARVIGLHPILIMIRHVLPNVMGPVLVIATLGLAFAILTEATLSFLGVGMPPTQPSLGTLIRIGNDFLFSGLWWISIFPGATLAILVLAVNLLGDWLRDALNPKLR; this comes from the coding sequence ATGACCGATACGACAAGTCCCAAAGCGGCAACCCGTCCCAGCCTCCTCTACCGGATCTGGGACCACGAACTCTGCTACAGCTTCCGCAAGTCGCACCTGACGGTCGGCGCGGCGGTTGTGACCCTCATCCTTATCCTCTCGGCTGTCTTCGCAAACATCATCGCGCCGCATAACCCGTTCGACACCGCCTCCATCGACCTGATGGATTCCGAACTGCCTCCGGCCTGGGTAGAGGACGGCGATCAGCGCTTCCTGCTCGGCACCGACAATCTCGGGCGAGACATTTATTCGACGATCCTTTACGGCATGCGGATCTCCCTGCTGGTCGGATTTGCGAGCGTGATCCTGTCCGCCGTGATCGGCATCGCCGCCGGACTGATCGCCGGTTATGTCGGCGGCAAGGTCGATGCGGTGATCATGCGGATCGCCGACATCCAGCTCTCCTTCCCGACGATCCTGATCGCACTTCTGATCGACGGCATTTCGCGCGGCATCCTCGATCGCGAACTGCACGAGGCGATGATCATTCCGGTGCTCGTCCTGTCGATCGGGATTTCGAACTGGGTGCAGTATGCCCGTACCGTCCGCGGCTCGACCCTGGTCGAGCGGAACAAGGAATATGTCCAGGCGGCCCGGGTCATCGGCCTGCATCCGATCCTGATCATGATCCGGCACGTGCTGCCGAACGTGATGGGGCCGGTTCTGGTCATCGCGACGCTCGGTCTCGCCTTCGCGATCCTGACGGAAGCGACGCTGTCCTTCCTTGGCGTCGGCATGCCGCCGACCCAGCCGTCGCTCGGCACCCTCATCCGGATCGGCAACGACTTCCTGTTCTCGGGGCTCTGGTGGATCTCGATCTTCCCGGGCGCGACTCTTGCCATCCTCGTTCTTGCAGTCAATCTCCTCGGAGACTGGCTCCGCGACGCCCTCAACCCGAAGCTGCGCTAA
- a CDS encoding ABC transporter permease, producing the protein MAAFILRRLAQSILVMLVVSLVAFYMFQFLGDPINQMVGIDTPLAEREALRERLGLNDPMIIRFGKFVLNAAQLDFGLSYQHKQPVVDLLMERMPATIELSFVSAIIAFFLALPAGVYTGLYRNRWSSKALLTLSLVGISIPTFLIGILFIYLFAVILHWLPSFGRGDVITLPGGWTTGLLTVSGLKAIILPATTLGLFTLTLIMRLIRAEMLEVLRTDYIKFARARGLTNRAVNFGHALKNTLVPVITVTGLLLGNLIAFAIITESVFQWPGMGRLFLQAIQEVDLPVMSAYLVMISFLFVVINLIVDILYYVVDPRLRVEKSGGGH; encoded by the coding sequence ATGGCCGCATTCATTCTTCGCCGGCTGGCCCAGTCCATCCTTGTGATGCTCGTGGTCAGCCTCGTTGCCTTCTACATGTTCCAGTTCCTGGGCGATCCGATCAATCAGATGGTCGGGATCGACACGCCGCTCGCCGAGCGCGAAGCGCTGCGTGAGCGCCTGGGTCTCAACGATCCGATGATCATCCGCTTCGGCAAGTTCGTCCTGAACGCCGCGCAGCTGGATTTCGGCCTGTCCTACCAGCATAAGCAGCCGGTCGTGGATCTGCTGATGGAGCGCATGCCGGCGACGATCGAACTCAGCTTCGTCTCCGCGATCATCGCCTTCTTTCTTGCGCTGCCGGCCGGGGTCTATACCGGGCTCTACCGGAACCGCTGGAGCAGCAAGGCGCTGCTGACGCTCTCGCTGGTCGGGATCTCGATACCGACCTTCCTGATCGGTATCCTTTTCATTTATCTCTTCGCGGTGATCCTCCACTGGCTGCCCTCGTTCGGGCGAGGCGACGTGATCACGCTGCCGGGCGGGTGGACCACCGGTCTGCTGACCGTGAGCGGTCTGAAGGCGATCATCCTGCCGGCAACCACGCTCGGCCTCTTCACCCTGACGCTGATCATGCGCCTGATCCGGGCGGAGATGCTGGAAGTGCTGCGGACGGACTACATCAAGTTCGCGCGTGCCCGCGGTCTCACCAACCGGGCCGTCAATTTCGGCCATGCGCTGAAGAACACGCTGGTGCCGGTCATCACAGTCACCGGTCTGCTGCTCGGCAATCTGATCGCCTTCGCGATCATCACCGAGAGCGTGTTCCAATGGCCCGGCATGGGACGGCTGTTCCTGCAGGCGATCCAGGAAGTCGACCTTCCGGTGATGTCCGCCTACCTGGTGATGATTTCGTTCCTCTTCGTCGTGATCAACCTGATCGTGGACATTCTCTATTACGTCGTCGATCCGCGCCTGCGGGTCGAAAAGTCCGGCGGCGGGCACTGA
- a CDS encoding ABC transporter substrate-binding protein yields MRKAFTALAVAAAVAASGGMAEAKTFKWGFQTDTSSLDPHAHNVTFTLGFLGNVYEGLVRRDADLQFEPGLAVKWENVEPTRWRFYLRQGVKFHNGNDFNADDVVFSFERTNNEDANLRGRVVGITEVVKVDDYTVDFITEKPNPIIYYEWDTWFMMDKEWSEANGATTPTNLSKGVESFAAHNANGTGAFMIKERQTDVKTVLVPNPNWWDKPQHNLTEVIMTPIGQDATRVAALLSGEVDMVYPVPVQDIDRVNKNDGTSVMVGPELRTIFLYMDLFRDELLYSNVKGKNPFKDVKVRQAMYHAIDIEAIKKKIMRGLADPSAIMISPKLFDRSENFTRLPYDRDKAKALLAEAGYPDGFETRMDCPNDRYVNDEQICQAIVSMLAKVGIKSTLVAEPKAKYFARIAPKGGSDYAFGLLGWTPGSFDSHNVLLSLLNTPDQKAGRGLYNYSGYSNARVDELTDLIGSETDKEKRDAMIEEAFRITTDEVATIPLHQQALAWGKRDNIELKQRADNQFRFYYVNVK; encoded by the coding sequence ATGCGCAAAGCATTCACCGCCCTTGCGGTCGCGGCAGCCGTTGCCGCTTCCGGAGGCATGGCGGAAGCCAAGACCTTCAAGTGGGGCTTTCAGACCGACACGTCGTCGCTCGATCCGCACGCCCACAACGTGACCTTCACCCTCGGTTTCCTCGGCAACGTCTACGAAGGCCTCGTCCGCCGCGACGCGGACCTGCAGTTCGAGCCGGGCCTGGCCGTGAAGTGGGAAAACGTCGAGCCGACCCGCTGGCGCTTCTATCTGCGCCAGGGTGTGAAGTTCCACAACGGCAACGACTTCAACGCCGACGACGTGGTCTTCTCCTTCGAGCGGACCAATAACGAGGACGCGAACCTGCGCGGCCGCGTGGTCGGCATCACGGAAGTGGTCAAGGTCGACGACTACACCGTCGATTTCATCACCGAGAAGCCGAATCCCATCATCTACTACGAATGGGATACCTGGTTCATGATGGACAAGGAATGGTCCGAAGCCAACGGCGCGACCACTCCGACCAACCTGTCCAAGGGCGTCGAGAGCTTTGCCGCTCACAATGCGAACGGCACCGGCGCCTTCATGATCAAGGAGCGCCAGACCGACGTTAAGACCGTTCTGGTGCCGAACCCGAACTGGTGGGACAAGCCGCAGCACAACCTGACCGAGGTCATCATGACCCCGATCGGCCAGGATGCGACCCGCGTCGCCGCGCTGCTTTCCGGTGAGGTGGACATGGTCTATCCGGTGCCGGTGCAGGACATCGACCGGGTGAACAAGAACGACGGCACCAGCGTGATGGTCGGTCCGGAACTGCGGACCATTTTCCTCTATATGGACCTGTTCCGCGACGAGTTGCTCTATTCCAACGTGAAGGGCAAGAACCCGTTCAAGGACGTCAAGGTCCGTCAGGCGATGTATCACGCGATCGACATCGAGGCGATCAAGAAGAAGATCATGCGCGGCCTCGCCGACCCGTCCGCGATCATGATCTCGCCGAAGCTTTTCGACCGTTCGGAAAACTTCACCCGCCTGCCGTATGACCGCGACAAGGCGAAGGCCCTGTTGGCCGAAGCCGGTTATCCGGACGGGTTCGAGACCCGCATGGACTGCCCGAACGACCGCTATGTCAACGACGAGCAGATCTGCCAGGCGATCGTCTCCATGCTTGCCAAGGTGGGTATCAAGTCGACCCTGGTTGCCGAGCCGAAAGCGAAGTATTTCGCCCGGATCGCTCCGAAGGGCGGTTCCGACTATGCGTTCGGTCTGCTGGGCTGGACTCCGGGCAGCTTCGACTCGCACAACGTGCTGCTCAGCCTGCTGAACACGCCAGACCAGAAGGCCGGCCGCGGCCTCTACAACTACTCGGGCTACAGCAATGCGCGGGTCGACGAACTGACCGACCTGATCGGTTCGGAGACCGACAAGGAAAAGCGCGACGCGATGATCGAGGAAGCCTTCAGGATCACCACCGACGAAGTCGCGACCATTCCGTTGCACCAGCAGGCTCTGGCCTGGGGCAAGCGCGACAACATCGAGCTGAAGCAGCGCGCGGACAACCAGTTCCGCTTCTACTACGTCAACGTGAAGTAA